From Hippoglossus stenolepis isolate QCI-W04-F060 chromosome 4, HSTE1.2, whole genome shotgun sequence, a single genomic window includes:
- the spa17 gene encoding sperm surface protein Sp17 isoform X3, translated as MECHNEECSRPQEEEDIMDIPLDDPEANRAAAKIQAGFRGHMTRKKMKPEDKAEGEEVSSTGDVLNGSRGDTATGGSGAVESDDTSVPEQ; from the exons ATGGAGTGTCATAAT GAGGAGTGCAGTCGGccccaggaggaggaggacatcatGGACATCCCCCTGGATGACCCAGAGGCCAACAGGGCTGCCGCCAAGATCCAGGCCGGCTTCCGGGGCCACATGACCCGCAAGAAGATGAAGCCCGAGGACAAAGCGGAAGGGGAGGAGGTGAGCAGCACTGGGGATGTGCTCAACGGCAGCCGGGGGGACACAG cGACAGGAGGATCGGGGGCAGTAGAGAGCGACGACACATCTGTGCCAGAGCAGTGA
- the spa17 gene encoding sperm surface protein Sp17 isoform X1: protein MSVPFSNTHLRVPRGFGSILEGLVREILRDQPEDISQYAAQYFKALLEQREESGMDPAEWAAKLEDRFYNNHAFKASEASPEKEPPPEITSPNESKTAHESSHSAEASELSTTQPKVSEEGGVTETTEEEEEEEEEEEEEEEEEEEEEEEEEEEEGEGEEEEEEEEEKHFVAENSSVSMKRGLSEGESINSPPAADVQSDEQRGMEEDKDPTVHKDGRAANEKDISSAPDPDVPQSASADMLLFSGLSNVDVCAQELGVTEDNGGDKQEAAAVDKEIEESGEEGNTEGEEPIEIYPHSGLADVDICATELGGTDERATSEKETNSDEEESFKPPPEETVAQSSLSQFETPEDNQQEAEDQAEKTKEEEETETEASSGEPHESLANIEGVLDGDTVPKEDSLVEISFEDVPEAQQITEAEEKQPEEEGSGEVLQNEILEMQQGEEPKEVTAVSTDQNISGPQHQDEPETGGAEKELKSEGEEMESQFKVSDIMQEEVATNDSNFNDSDEDKGEGKLNSSPSDRPDTETDEKNTNDETDDTTDDNEKIREGTFLQSEVSEKETKSNDADLKIEETTDTGVGDEEDRNTEGYIEREDEDINDDGAENHSSQVTASNTATAEMEGESETFETSTQHLTEEHQGTGVESWPERTGEEKEATSEEGEKVTEEEEMSDAVCEEESIDIAHVADGTVADQQGEEIPRASVTDPQETEEKKSTDKEECSRPQEEEDIMDIPLDDPEANRAAAKIQAGFRGHMTRKKMKPEDKAEGEEVSSTGDVLNGSRGDTATGGSGAVESDDTSVPEQ from the exons ATGTCAGTTCCCTTCTCCAACACCCACCTGCGGGTCCCTCGGGGGTTTGGTTCGATCCTGGAAGGACTAGTCCGGGAAATCTTACGAGACCAACCAGAAGACATCTCTCAATATGCTGCTCAGTACTTCAAGGCTCTGCTCGAACAGAGAGAAG agAGTGGGATGGACCCGGCTGAGTGGGCTGCTAAACTGGAGGACAGGTTTTACAACAACCACGCGTTCAAGGCTTCTGAG GCAAGTCCTGAGAAAGAGCCTCCACCAGAGATCACAAGTCCAA ATGAGTCCAAAACTGCACATGAATCAAGTCATTCAGCAGAAGCCTCGGAACTATCTACCACACAACCTAAAGTCTCTGAAGAGGGGGGTGTAACtgaaaccacagaagaagaagaagaagaagaagaagaagaagaagaagaagaagaagaagaagaagaagaagaagaagaagaagaagaagaagaaggagaaggagaagaagaagaagaagaagaagaagaaaaacactttgttgcAGAGAATTCTAGTGTTTCAATGAAAAGGGGACTTTCAGAAGGAGAATCAATCAACAGCCCCCCTGCTGCAGATGTACAGTCAGATGAACAGCGTGGgatggaggaggacaaagaCCCAACAGTACATAAAGATGGAAGGGCAGCTAATGAAAAAGATATCAGCTCTGCTCCAGACCCAGATGTACCTCAGTCGGCATCCGCTGACATGCTATTATTCAGTGGGCTTTCCAACGTAGATGTATGTGCTCAGGAGTTAGGAGTGACAGAAGATAATGGGGGTGATAaacaagaagctgctgctgtagatAAGGAGATTGAAGAGTCGGGAGAAGAGGGAAATACCGAAGGAGAAGAACCAATCGAGATCTATCCGCATTCTGGACTTGCTGACGTGGACATTTGTGCTACAGAGCTTGGAGGAACAGACGAAAGAGCCACTTCTGAAAAGGAGACTAACAGCGATGAAGAGGAAAGCTTTAAACCGCCGCCAGAGGAAACTGTTGCACAATCATCACTGTCTCAGTTTGAGACCCCTGAGGATAATCAACAAGAAGCAGAAGATCaggcagaaaaaacaaaggaggaggaggaaacagagactgAAGCTTCCTCTGGGGAACCACATGAAAGTTTAGCTAATATCGAGGGTGTTTTAGATGGTGATACTGTACCAAAGGAGGATTCATTGGTTGAGATTAGCTTTGAAGATGTTCCAGAGGCTCAGCAAATTACTGAGGCTGAGGAGAAACAGCCAGAGGAAGAGGGTTCAGGAGAGGTGTTGCAGAATGAGATATTAGAAATGCAACAGGGAGAGGAGCCCAAGGAGGTTACTGCAGTGTCAACAGACCAAAATATATCTGGTCCACAACACCAAGATGAACCCGAAACAGGGGGAGCTGAAAAAGAACTGAAGTCTGAAGGGGAGGAAATGGAAAGTCAGTTCAAAGTATCTGATATAATGCAGGAAGAGGTGGCCACAAATGACTCTAATTTCAATGACAGTGATGAAGACAAGGGAGAAGGTAAATTAAACAGCAGCCCATCTGATCGGCCCGACACCGAAACGGACGAAAAGAACACAAATGATGAAACTGATGATACAACTGACGATAACGAGAAAATAAGAGAAGGGACATTTCTCCAGAGTGAGGTTTCTGAGAAAGAGACAAAGTCAAATGACGCTGATTTAAAAATAGAGGAGACAACAGACACGGGTGTAGGAGACGAAGAGGACAGAAATACAGAAGGTTATATcgagagggaggatgaagacATTAATGATGATGGTGCAGAAAACCATTCATCACAAGTAACCGCATCAAATACAGCAACAGCAGAGATGGAGGGCGAGAGTGAGACTTTCGAAACAAGTACACAGCATCTAACGGAGGAGCATCAGGGAACGGGTGTAGAGTCATGGCCTGAGCGTacaggggaagaaaaagaggccacatcagaggaaggagaaaaagttacagaagaagaggaaatgagtgatgcagtgtgtgaagaggagagcATCGACATCGCTCATGTTGCAGATGGGACAGTTGCTGATCAGCAAGGAGAAGAAATACCACGCGCGTCTGTAACAGACCCacaagagacagaggagaagaagagcacTGACAAG GAGGAGTGCAGTCGGccccaggaggaggaggacatcatGGACATCCCCCTGGATGACCCAGAGGCCAACAGGGCTGCCGCCAAGATCCAGGCCGGCTTCCGGGGCCACATGACCCGCAAGAAGATGAAGCCCGAGGACAAAGCGGAAGGGGAGGAGGTGAGCAGCACTGGGGATGTGCTCAACGGCAGCCGGGGGGACACAG cGACAGGAGGATCGGGGGCAGTAGAGAGCGACGACACATCTGTGCCAGAGCAGTGA
- the spa17 gene encoding sperm surface protein Sp17 isoform X4 — protein sequence MECHNEECSRPQEEEDIMDIPLDDPEANRAAAKIQAGFRGHMTRKKMKPEDKAEGEERQEDRGQ from the exons ATGGAGTGTCATAAT GAGGAGTGCAGTCGGccccaggaggaggaggacatcatGGACATCCCCCTGGATGACCCAGAGGCCAACAGGGCTGCCGCCAAGATCCAGGCCGGCTTCCGGGGCCACATGACCCGCAAGAAGATGAAGCCCGAGGACAAAGCGGAAGGGGAGGAG cGACAGGAGGATCGGGGGCAGTAG
- the spa17 gene encoding sperm surface protein Sp17 isoform X2 — MSVPFSNTHLRVPRGFGSILEGLVREILRDQPEDISQYAAQYFKALLEQREESGMDPAEWAAKLEDRFYNNHAFKASEASPEKEPPPEITSPNESKTAHESSHSAEASELSTTQPKVSEEGGVTETTEEEEEEEEEEEEEEEEEEEEEEEEEEEEGEGEEEEEEEEEKHFVAENSSVSMKRGLSEGESINSPPAADVQSDEQRGMEEDKDPTVHKDGRAANEKDISSAPDPDVPQSASADMLLFSGLSNVDVCAQELGVTEDNGGDKQEAAAVDKEIEESGEEGNTEGEEPIEIYPHSGLADVDICATELGGTDERATSEKETNSDEEESFKPPPEETVAQSSLSQFETPEDNQQEAEDQAEKTKEEEETETEASSGEPHESLANIEGVLDGDTVPKEDSLVEISFEDVPEAQQITEAEEKQPEEEGSGEVLQNEILEMQQGEEPKEVTAVSTDQNISGPQHQDEPETGGAEKELKSEGEEMESQFKVSDIMQEEVATNDSNFNDSDEDKGEGKLNSSPSDRPDTETDEKNTNDETDDTTDDNEKIREGTFLQSEVSEKETKSNDADLKIEETTDTGVGDEEDRNTEGYIEREDEDINDDGAENHSSQVTASNTATAEMEGESETFETSTQHLTEEHQGTGVESWPERTGEEKEATSEEGEKVTEEEEMSDAVCEEESIDIAHVADGTVADQQGEEIPRASVTDPQETEEKKSTDKEECSRPQEEEDIMDIPLDDPEANRAAAKIQAGFRGHMTRKKMKPEDKAEGEERQEDRGQ; from the exons ATGTCAGTTCCCTTCTCCAACACCCACCTGCGGGTCCCTCGGGGGTTTGGTTCGATCCTGGAAGGACTAGTCCGGGAAATCTTACGAGACCAACCAGAAGACATCTCTCAATATGCTGCTCAGTACTTCAAGGCTCTGCTCGAACAGAGAGAAG agAGTGGGATGGACCCGGCTGAGTGGGCTGCTAAACTGGAGGACAGGTTTTACAACAACCACGCGTTCAAGGCTTCTGAG GCAAGTCCTGAGAAAGAGCCTCCACCAGAGATCACAAGTCCAA ATGAGTCCAAAACTGCACATGAATCAAGTCATTCAGCAGAAGCCTCGGAACTATCTACCACACAACCTAAAGTCTCTGAAGAGGGGGGTGTAACtgaaaccacagaagaagaagaagaagaagaagaagaagaagaagaagaagaagaagaagaagaagaagaagaagaagaagaagaagaagaagaaggagaaggagaagaagaagaagaagaagaagaagaaaaacactttgttgcAGAGAATTCTAGTGTTTCAATGAAAAGGGGACTTTCAGAAGGAGAATCAATCAACAGCCCCCCTGCTGCAGATGTACAGTCAGATGAACAGCGTGGgatggaggaggacaaagaCCCAACAGTACATAAAGATGGAAGGGCAGCTAATGAAAAAGATATCAGCTCTGCTCCAGACCCAGATGTACCTCAGTCGGCATCCGCTGACATGCTATTATTCAGTGGGCTTTCCAACGTAGATGTATGTGCTCAGGAGTTAGGAGTGACAGAAGATAATGGGGGTGATAaacaagaagctgctgctgtagatAAGGAGATTGAAGAGTCGGGAGAAGAGGGAAATACCGAAGGAGAAGAACCAATCGAGATCTATCCGCATTCTGGACTTGCTGACGTGGACATTTGTGCTACAGAGCTTGGAGGAACAGACGAAAGAGCCACTTCTGAAAAGGAGACTAACAGCGATGAAGAGGAAAGCTTTAAACCGCCGCCAGAGGAAACTGTTGCACAATCATCACTGTCTCAGTTTGAGACCCCTGAGGATAATCAACAAGAAGCAGAAGATCaggcagaaaaaacaaaggaggaggaggaaacagagactgAAGCTTCCTCTGGGGAACCACATGAAAGTTTAGCTAATATCGAGGGTGTTTTAGATGGTGATACTGTACCAAAGGAGGATTCATTGGTTGAGATTAGCTTTGAAGATGTTCCAGAGGCTCAGCAAATTACTGAGGCTGAGGAGAAACAGCCAGAGGAAGAGGGTTCAGGAGAGGTGTTGCAGAATGAGATATTAGAAATGCAACAGGGAGAGGAGCCCAAGGAGGTTACTGCAGTGTCAACAGACCAAAATATATCTGGTCCACAACACCAAGATGAACCCGAAACAGGGGGAGCTGAAAAAGAACTGAAGTCTGAAGGGGAGGAAATGGAAAGTCAGTTCAAAGTATCTGATATAATGCAGGAAGAGGTGGCCACAAATGACTCTAATTTCAATGACAGTGATGAAGACAAGGGAGAAGGTAAATTAAACAGCAGCCCATCTGATCGGCCCGACACCGAAACGGACGAAAAGAACACAAATGATGAAACTGATGATACAACTGACGATAACGAGAAAATAAGAGAAGGGACATTTCTCCAGAGTGAGGTTTCTGAGAAAGAGACAAAGTCAAATGACGCTGATTTAAAAATAGAGGAGACAACAGACACGGGTGTAGGAGACGAAGAGGACAGAAATACAGAAGGTTATATcgagagggaggatgaagacATTAATGATGATGGTGCAGAAAACCATTCATCACAAGTAACCGCATCAAATACAGCAACAGCAGAGATGGAGGGCGAGAGTGAGACTTTCGAAACAAGTACACAGCATCTAACGGAGGAGCATCAGGGAACGGGTGTAGAGTCATGGCCTGAGCGTacaggggaagaaaaagaggccacatcagaggaaggagaaaaagttacagaagaagaggaaatgagtgatgcagtgtgtgaagaggagagcATCGACATCGCTCATGTTGCAGATGGGACAGTTGCTGATCAGCAAGGAGAAGAAATACCACGCGCGTCTGTAACAGACCCacaagagacagaggagaagaagagcacTGACAAG GAGGAGTGCAGTCGGccccaggaggaggaggacatcatGGACATCCCCCTGGATGACCCAGAGGCCAACAGGGCTGCCGCCAAGATCCAGGCCGGCTTCCGGGGCCACATGACCCGCAAGAAGATGAAGCCCGAGGACAAAGCGGAAGGGGAGGAG cGACAGGAGGATCGGGGGCAGTAG
- the hepacama gene encoding hepatic and glial cell adhesion molecule a: MKVKRKTSSSSDSITDIPALLWLFGLLLLVTGEVSGVNVTSQSQVVRGTVGKEALLSVSYSSSSSDKPVIKWQLKRSKEKPITVVQSIGTEVIGNLRPEYRNRVLVFENGSLLLHNLQLSDEGAYEVEISITDDSFTGEHYTELTVDVPVSKPYIQMIASSVLEYSEQFHLHCSHDNGTKPIYSWLKGGKVMANDSRLLLSHDQKVLTIARVVMSDDDIYGCTVENPISSMKSTPVKLTVYRRSSLYIILSTGGIFLLITLVTVCACWKPSKKKHRPVPQRAPVYVEQSENGHDVDVVPKPTTLGRRSPMPLYVLNEDETLERLEECSGNTLSQSEMSIPAIYAPVLPPSSNRTERPIWSAPRRYPRSPSPLALPLPQPPLGPALLPVRSPAHSPGSSPRSFSPIRKVRPPVGIPTSHLPIEAEGPDPSDQTHCPPQQ, from the exons atgaaggtgaagaggaagaCCTCCTCTAGCAGCGACAGTATCACCGACATTCCTGCGCTGCTGTGGCTctttggcctcctcctcctcgtcacaG GTGAGGTGTCGGGGGTGAATGTGACCAGTCAAAGCCAGGTGGTGAGGGGCACGGTGGGCAAAGAGGCCCTGCTGTCAGTCAGctactccagcagcagctccgacAAGCCTGTGATAAAGTGGCAGCTGAAGAGGAGCAAAGAGAAACCCATCACCGTTGTGCAGTCCATAGGGACGGAGGTCATCGGGAACCTGAGGCCCGAGTACCGCAACCGCGTCCTGGTGTTCGAGAATGGGTCGCTGCTGCTTCACAACCTGCAGCTCTCAGACGAAGGGGCGTACGAAGTGGAGATCTCCATCACAGACGACAGCTTCACTGGGGAGCACTACACCGAGCTCACTGTGGATG TTCCGGTGTCCAAACCTTACATCCAGATGATAGCATCGTCCGTCCTGGAGTACAGCGAGCAATTCCATCTGCACTGTTCCCACGATAATGGCACAAAGCCCATCTACAGTTGGCTGAAGGGAGGCAAGGTGATGGCCAATGACTCGCgcctgctgctgtcacatgacCAAAAGGTGCTGACCATCGCACGAGTCGTGATGTCAGACGACGACATTTACGGCTGCACGGTGGAGAACCCCATCAGCAGCATGAAGAGCACACCTGTCAAGCTCACTGTCTACA GACGGAGCTCGCTATACATCATCCTGTCCACCGGGGGCATATTCCTCCTAATCACCCTGGTTACAGTGTGTGCCTGTTGGAAACCTTCCAA AAAGAAGCATCGACCCGTCCCCCAAAGAGCTCCTGTTTATGTAGAGCAGAGTGAAAATGGCCACGACG TGGATGTTGTACCGAAACCAACTACACTCGGTCGAAGGAGTCCAATGCCTCTTTACGTTCTCAATGAAGAT GAGACTCTGGAGCGTTTGGAAGAATGTTCTGGCAAcactctcagccaatcagaaatgAGTATCCCTGCTATCTATGCTCCCGTCCTTCCCCCCTCCTCAAACAGAACTGAGCGGCCCATCTGGTCTGCCCCTCGCAGGTACCCCCGCAGCCCCTCTCCACTAGCACTACCCCTCCCACAGCCCCCTCTTGGTCCTGCACTGCTGCCCGTCCGCTCCCCTGCTCACTCCCCCGGGTCGTCTCCACGCAGCTTCAGCCCAATAAGAAAGGTCCGTCCCCCCGTGGGCATCCCAACCAGCCACCTGCCCATAGAGGCAGAGGGTCCAGATCCCAGTGATCAGACTCACTGTCCACCCCAACAATGA